A genomic segment from Nicotiana sylvestris chromosome 1, ASM39365v2, whole genome shotgun sequence encodes:
- the LOC104214354 gene encoding transcription factor bHLH63-like: MNIALPEMLHSITGNGSSEMSVLERQRARMKWQQEQLQQPEMMSYFDGQNDHQLMHSYCQTAGAQQFHGLINNVNDQSLNELVTRAIKPDPCLENNRGDFGTIGTDGLGYVPIGVGNGGTTPQLGLDYAISRTTSCPPNMADNSVSAGKAKESMLSSNRGRESFKKRKADKNQHLKEVAEEEIKDKKLKECVAEGDSKVTTEKYNKRSSNNSNNSKESYESSKEKSKITEDKKPDYIHVRARRGQATDSHSLAERVRREKISERMRFLQDLVPGCNKITGKAGMLDEIINYVQSLQRQVEFLSMKLAAVNPRLDIDVDNFLNKDIFATSTSNFPTVGAGTSSEMLSMAQRQFNSLQQIVSSSGFEMGILNLSEMALRRTTSAPVSIPEIFLDSSNINQVQSFPTWDNDLDNMYAMELQQGRSAQFLPHPCTGFVEAGNDLKMEM; the protein is encoded by the exons ATGAATATTGCATTACCAGAAATGTTACACAGTATCACAGGAAATGGAAGCTCAGAAATGAGCGTGCTTGAACGACAACGAGCGAGAATGAAATGGCAGCAAGAACAGCTGCAGCAACCAGAAATGATGAGTTATTTTGATGGACAAAATGATCATCAACTGATGCATTCTTATTGTCAAACAGCTGGAGCTCAACAGTTTCATGGTCTGATCAACAATGTAAATGATCAGAGTCTTAATGAGCTTGTGACTCGGGCAATTAAGCCGGACCCCTGTTTAGAGAACAATAGGGGTGATTTTGGGACCATTGGTACTGATGGTTTAGGCTATGTTCCAATTGGGGTTGGAAATGGAGGAACTACGCCACAATTGGGATTGGATTATGCCATTTCCAGAACAACAAGTTGCCCGCCTAACATGGCGGACAACTCTGTGTCTGCTGGTAAAGCCAAAGAAAGTATGCTGAGCTCTAATAGAGGAAGAGAGAGTTTCAAGAAGAGAAAAGCAGACAAGAATCAACATCTCAAG gaggttgcagaagaagaaatcAAAGACAAGAAACTGAAAGAATGCGTAGCTGAGGGAGATTCCAAGGTAACAACAGAGAAATACAACAAAAGGAGCTCCAATAACAGTAACAACAGTAAGGAATCCTATGAATCTTCAAAGGAGAAGTCCAAAATTACTGAAGATAAAAAGCCTGATTATATTCATGTCCGAGCACGTCGAGGTCAAGCCACTGATAGCCACAGCTTAGCTGAACGA GTAAGAAGGGAAAAGATTAGTGAGAGAATGAGATTTCTGCAAGATTTAGTACCAGGATGTAACAAGATCACAGGGAAAGCAGGAATGCTAGATGAAATAATCAACTATGTCCAGTCTCTCCAAAGACAAGTagag TTCCTATCCATGAAACTGGCTGCTGTTAATCCAAGGCTTGATATCGACGTAGACAATTTCTTAAACAAAGAT ATATTTGCAACTAGCACGTCTAATTTTCCTACAGTGGGAGCTGGAACATCATCTGAAATGCTTAGTATGGCCCAACGCCAGTTCAATTCATTGCAGCAAATAGTGTCAAGTTCTGGATTCGAAATGGGTATTCTAAATCTTAGTGAAATGGCTCTACGTAGAACCACTAGCGCTCCTGTATCAATCCCTGAAATATTTCTCGACTCATCCAATATCAAT CAAGTTCAGAGCTTTCCAACTTGGGACAATGACTTAGATAACATGTACGCAATGGAACTTCAACAAGGAAGATCAGCACAGTTTCTTCCCCATCCGTGTACAG GTTTTGTTGAAGCTGGAAATGACCTGAAGATGGAAATGTGA